A region of Amblyraja radiata isolate CabotCenter1 chromosome 22, sAmbRad1.1.pri, whole genome shotgun sequence DNA encodes the following proteins:
- the lcmt1 gene encoding leucine carboxyl methyltransferase 1 isoform X2 — MSKLQMATNHSYTVSDDTADEAVRSTCEDATICKRFAVSMNYWKDPYIQYFTKQPNERKAPEINRGYYARVKAVNLLLDAFIKKTNCNCQVINLGAGLDTTFWRLKDQNMLPKKYFEVDFPMIAMRKLHLIKTKPPLSKPIIETHSSSSLLIDGSNMDSNRYAIIGQDLRDLPVLLERLRRFGLDAKLPTLLMAECVLVYMTPEQSAELIKWASSTFSTTMFINYEQVNMSDRFGQVMIENLHRRQCNLAGVEICQTLETQKDRFLVNGWDNVNVLDMVNVYNSLPQADVQRIEQLEFLDEKELLQQLLQHYCICWATKDSEDFGNYLFHNIHPIQVS, encoded by the exons ATG AGTAAACTTCAAATGGCAACCAACCACTCCTACACAGTGTCAGATGATACAGCAGACGAAGCTGTTCGGTCCACGTGTGAGGATGCAACTATTTGTAAAAG ATTTGCAGTGAGTATGAACTACTGGAAGGATCCTTATATACAGTACTTCACAAAGCAACCAAATGAAAGGAAAGCACCTGAAATAAACAGAG GATATTATGCCCGTGTAAAGGCAGTGAATTTATTGCTGGATGCTTTTATAAAGAAAACCAACTGTAATTGTCAAGTTATAAATCTTGGCGCTGGTTTGGACACAACATTTTGGAGGCTGAAG GATCAAAATATGCTTCCAAAAAAATACTTTGAAGTTGACTTTCCAATGATTGCCATGAGAAAATTGCACTTGATAAA AACAAAGCCTCCATTGTCAAAGCCTATTATAGAAACACATTCAAGTAGTAGTCTGCTGATAG ATGGCTCCAACATGGATTCTAATCGCTATGCCATTATTGGGCAAGATCTCCGTGACCTCCCCGTGCTGCTggaaagattgaggagatttggtctgGATGCAAA GTTACCAACATTGCTAATGGCGGAATGTGTCCTTGTTTACATGACCCCTGAGCAATCTGCAGAATTGATAAAGTGGGCTTCCAGTACTTTCAGTACCACCATGTTTATCAATTACGAGCAG GTGAATATGAGCGATCGCTTTGGCCAAGTGATGATCGAAAACTTACATCGACGACAGTGTAACCTTGCTGGCGTAGAAATCTGTCAAACTCTGGAGACGCAG AAGGATCGCTTTCTTGTAAATGGCTGGGACAATGTGAATGTCTTGGACATGGTGAATGTTTATAACAGCTTGCCACAAGCAGATGTTCAGAG GATAGAGCAACTGGAATTCTTGGATGAGAAAGAGCTTTTGCAGCAGCTTCTGCAACATTATTGTATCTGCTGGGCCACAAAAGATAGTGAAGATTTTGGTAATTATTTATTTCATAATATCCACCCTATACAGGTCAGTTAG
- the lcmt1 gene encoding leucine carboxyl methyltransferase 1 isoform X1 codes for MGKRVYSLTQRRGLGHIVRITRKSKLQMATNHSYTVSDDTADEAVRSTCEDATICKRFAVSMNYWKDPYIQYFTKQPNERKAPEINRGYYARVKAVNLLLDAFIKKTNCNCQVINLGAGLDTTFWRLKDQNMLPKKYFEVDFPMIAMRKLHLIKTKPPLSKPIIETHSSSSLLIDGSNMDSNRYAIIGQDLRDLPVLLERLRRFGLDAKLPTLLMAECVLVYMTPEQSAELIKWASSTFSTTMFINYEQVNMSDRFGQVMIENLHRRQCNLAGVEICQTLETQKDRFLVNGWDNVNVLDMVNVYNSLPQADVQRIEQLEFLDEKELLQQLLQHYCICWATKDSEDFGNYLFHNIHPIQVS; via the exons ATGGGGAAGAGGGTCTACAGCCTTACTCAGCGCAGAGGCCTCGGGCATATCGTCCGAATTACCAGGAAG AGTAAACTTCAAATGGCAACCAACCACTCCTACACAGTGTCAGATGATACAGCAGACGAAGCTGTTCGGTCCACGTGTGAGGATGCAACTATTTGTAAAAG ATTTGCAGTGAGTATGAACTACTGGAAGGATCCTTATATACAGTACTTCACAAAGCAACCAAATGAAAGGAAAGCACCTGAAATAAACAGAG GATATTATGCCCGTGTAAAGGCAGTGAATTTATTGCTGGATGCTTTTATAAAGAAAACCAACTGTAATTGTCAAGTTATAAATCTTGGCGCTGGTTTGGACACAACATTTTGGAGGCTGAAG GATCAAAATATGCTTCCAAAAAAATACTTTGAAGTTGACTTTCCAATGATTGCCATGAGAAAATTGCACTTGATAAA AACAAAGCCTCCATTGTCAAAGCCTATTATAGAAACACATTCAAGTAGTAGTCTGCTGATAG ATGGCTCCAACATGGATTCTAATCGCTATGCCATTATTGGGCAAGATCTCCGTGACCTCCCCGTGCTGCTggaaagattgaggagatttggtctgGATGCAAA GTTACCAACATTGCTAATGGCGGAATGTGTCCTTGTTTACATGACCCCTGAGCAATCTGCAGAATTGATAAAGTGGGCTTCCAGTACTTTCAGTACCACCATGTTTATCAATTACGAGCAG GTGAATATGAGCGATCGCTTTGGCCAAGTGATGATCGAAAACTTACATCGACGACAGTGTAACCTTGCTGGCGTAGAAATCTGTCAAACTCTGGAGACGCAG AAGGATCGCTTTCTTGTAAATGGCTGGGACAATGTGAATGTCTTGGACATGGTGAATGTTTATAACAGCTTGCCACAAGCAGATGTTCAGAG GATAGAGCAACTGGAATTCTTGGATGAGAAAGAGCTTTTGCAGCAGCTTCTGCAACATTATTGTATCTGCTGGGCCACAAAAGATAGTGAAGATTTTGGTAATTATTTATTTCATAATATCCACCCTATACAGGTCAGTTAG